A stretch of Miscanthus floridulus cultivar M001 chromosome 13, ASM1932011v1, whole genome shotgun sequence DNA encodes these proteins:
- the LOC136500345 gene encoding uncharacterized protein, translated as MASNSAEVDSDVTISDMSSSDIPVDEIPPPVLDAQEEEVAMEQQNKEVEVPQVDSDATISDMSSSDVPVDEIPPPVLDAQEEVAMEQRNKEVEVPQWKNLSGYNAQDWRAFARKRSTGHTDRTYIHKDYRHQFRSKREVKLFVESKGVEKGIFKGRKLQKKKIGGMDAPDAGTSKSAGRRARVCQPR; from the exons atggcttcaaattcagcAGAAGTTGATTCAGATGTGACCATCTCTGACATGAGTTCATCTGATATCCCTGTTGATGAAATACCTCCTCCTGTACTAGATGcacaagaagaagaggttgcaaTGGAACAACAGAACAAAGAGGTTGAGGTTCCCCAAGTTGATTCAGATGCAACCATCTCTGACATGAGTTCATCTGATGTCCCGGTTGACGAAATACCTCCTCCTGTACTAGATGCAcaagaagaggttgctatggaACAGCGGAACAAAGAGGTTGAGGTTCCCCAATGGAAGAATCTTTCTGGTTACAACGCGCAGGACTGGAGAGCCTTCGCTCGCAAAAGAAGTACTGGGCATACTGATAGG ACTTACATTCACAAGGACTACCGCCACCAGTTCCGTTCCAAACGTGAAGTTAAACTGTTTGTGGAATCGAAAGGGGTGGAAAAAGGCATATTTAAAGGAAGAAAACTACAAAAGAAG AAGATAGGTGGCATGGATGCTCCAGATGCTG GAACAAGTAAATCTGCTGGAAGAAGAGCGCGTGTCTGCCAACCACGCTAG
- the LOC136499476 gene encoding uncharacterized protein encodes MASNSVEVDSDATTISDLPPPVLDAQEEEVAMEQRNKDVDVPKWLKDLKGYQAQDWRAFARKRFNGHIDRTCIHKDYRHQFRSIGEVELFVESEGIENGIFKGRKLQKKKIAGMDAQDAGTSKSAGRRASANHARPKCSLGLSGPMEDEEMAPGFP; translated from the exons atggcttcaaattcagtTGAAGTTGATTCAGATGCGACGACCATCTCTGACCTACCTCCTCCTGTGCTAGATGcacaagaagaagaggttgcaaTGGAACAACGGAACAAAGACGTTGACGTTCCCAAATGGTTGAAGGATCTAAAAGGTTACCAAGCTCAGGACTGGAGAGCCTTTGCTCGCAAAAGATTTAATGGGCATATTGATAGG ACTTGCATTCATAAGGACTACCGCCACCAGTTCCGTTCCATAGGTGAAGTTGAACTGTTTGTGGAATCTGAAGGAATCGAAAATGGCATATTTAAAGGAAGAAAATTACAAAAGAAG AAGATAGCTGGTATGGATGCTCAAGATGCCG GAACAAGTAAATCTGCTGGAAGAAGAGCATCTGCCAACCATGCTAGACCAAAATGTTCGCTTGGCCTGAGTGGTCCAATGGAAGATGAAGAGATGGCTCCTGGTTTTCCTTAG